A single region of the Leptodactylus fuscus isolate aLepFus1 chromosome 5, aLepFus1.hap2, whole genome shotgun sequence genome encodes:
- the LOC142204294 gene encoding olfactory receptor 11H6-like, translating into MAVIVAFLFYLQKNLTVVTSFFLLGFQGSQHLRNLLFILFLILYILTLYGNLLIITLVSTSKILHTPMYFFISQLSISDILLITNIVLNLFHILLNNGATITFVGCFTQFYFFASSEAFECLLLAVMSYDRYVAICNPLRYSSIMTNGFCVTLAAMCWLLGFFCSFILTIITSTLYFCGPNIIDHLFCDLVPLLELSCSDTFIFHMELDIVGAPTIIIPTTIIVVSYTSIVREVLRIPSSTGRQKAFSTCSSHLIVVSMFNGTLFIVYVLPSKGQTSTMSKILSLLYTVFTPLINPIIYSLRNKDIKKAVQEIIHKC; encoded by the coding sequence ATGGCAGTCATTGTTGCTTTTTTATTCTACTTGCAGAAAAATCTGACTGTTGTTACAAGTTTTTTCCTGTTAGGATTTCAAGGCAGTCAACATTTAAGAAATTTACTCTTCATTTTGTTCCTTATTCTTTATATTCTAACACTAtatgggaacctcctgatcatcaccctggtgtccaccagtaagatcctccacaccccaatgtacttcttcatctcacaactctccatcagtgacatcttaTTAATCACAAATATTGTCCTCAACTTGTTCCACATCCTACTGAATAATGGGGCGACCATTACTTTTGTTGGCTGCTTCACACAGTTTTATTTTTTCGCCTCTTCTGAAGCTTTTgagtgtcttcttctggctgtgatgtcctatgacagatatgtggccatctgtaatcccctcCGTTACTCCTCCATCATGACAAATGGATTTTGTGTTACATTGGCCGCCATGTGTTGGTTGTTGGGATTTTTCTGTTCATTCATTTTAACCATAATAACATCAACGTTATATTTTTGTGGAccaaatatcattgaccatttatTCTGTGACCTTGTTCCCTTATTAGAACTTTCCTGTTCtgacacttttatttttcatatggaGCTTGATATTGTTGGCGCTCCAACTATAATAATCCCAACCACCatcattgtagtgtcttatacttCTATTGTTCGGGaagtcttaaggatcccatccagtactggtagacagaaagccttctccacctgtagctcccacctcattgtggtctccatgttCAATGGGACTTTATTCATAGTTTATGTTCTCCCAAGTAAAGGGCAAACATCAACCATGAGTAAGATCCtgtccctgctatatactgtgttcacccctctgatcaaccccattatatacagtctgaggaataaagatATTAAGAAAGCCGTACAGGAAATAATTCATAAGTGCTGA